In the genome of Gloeotrichia echinulata CP02, one region contains:
- a CDS encoding glycosyltransferase family 2 protein — MIKTCRLAVLMTCHNRRAKTLACLQALFQQELSSNVEIQVYLVDDGSTDGTGEAVGINYPVVKVIQGNGNLFWNGGMRLAFSEAIKSDYDYYIWINDDTTLYPKAIDTLLATSQHLIQQGYTQAIVVGSTQDPITGVLSYGGVINSSWWHPLKFDLVEPSEEAKPCLTVNGNCVLISRQVVQVVGNLDSSFLHSSGDFDYGLRNHKLGGSVWIAPGYIGTCEYNPLRQQAWEEPGLTLPQRWEKINQPRGLPIREWKVFAHRHAGLLWMFYWLLPYLRMLFKSISHRLVID; from the coding sequence ATGATAAAAACCTGCCGTCTAGCTGTACTAATGACCTGCCATAACCGCCGAGCAAAAACTTTAGCTTGTTTGCAAGCTTTATTTCAGCAGGAACTATCGTCAAATGTAGAAATTCAAGTCTACTTAGTAGATGACGGTAGCACTGATGGTACGGGTGAAGCGGTGGGTATTAATTACCCTGTAGTCAAAGTCATTCAGGGAAATGGAAACCTATTTTGGAATGGAGGGATGAGACTAGCCTTCAGCGAGGCTATCAAATCTGACTATGACTACTACATTTGGATCAATGATGACACCACGCTTTATCCAAAAGCTATAGATACTTTGCTGGCAACTTCCCAACATCTAATTCAGCAAGGTTATACACAAGCAATTGTAGTAGGGTCTACCCAAGATCCAATAACTGGTGTATTGAGCTATGGAGGTGTGATTAATAGTTCTTGGTGGCATCCTCTTAAGTTTGATCTAGTCGAACCTAGTGAAGAGGCAAAACCTTGTCTAACAGTAAATGGCAACTGCGTCCTTATATCTCGACAGGTAGTGCAAGTAGTAGGTAACCTCGATTCATCATTTCTCCATAGCAGTGGAGATTTTGATTACGGACTCAGAAATCATAAGCTAGGTGGCTCAGTTTGGATTGCACCTGGATATATAGGGACTTGCGAATATAATCCCTTACGACAGCAAGCTTGGGAAGAACCAGGTTTAACCCTACCTCAACGATGGGAGAAAATTAACCAACCTAGAGGACTTCCAATTAGGGAATGGAAAGTATTTGCTCATCGACATGCGGGATTACTCTGGATGTTTTACTGGTTACTTCCGTACTTAAGAATGCTGTTTAAGTCAATTTCCCACAGGTTAGTAATAGATTAA
- a CDS encoding glycosyltransferase family 4 protein, whose translation MNNINKSRIALILPTVELGAYWQPVLDELAKLSEKVVLYTGRPWPGFDSQILDNSVVQVVGKTKRLTINKDKSDYGGGLMYLSLGIVRYLFQFKPDVIIASGFSVWTLLALLLKPVGKWRLVIAWEGSSPSVDFRNSKVRLLFRSIMASFADALITNTYAGKDYLIKFLGVKEDKIRARPYMVPDIKTLLQTLRSSDAKCIDSWRKQPVFLYVGRIEQRKGLHQLLQACSILKKQGHYNYTLLVVGKGPQQEELESLCQAEDLQDCVKWIGWIDYSSLGLYFSNADVFVFPTLEDTWGMVVLEAMAFGKPILCSKWAGTSEVLVDRENGYVFDPHHPETLAEAMKTLIDNPKLISSMGQKSQQLISEHTPEAAAKFFVDIAFLVSQR comes from the coding sequence ATGAACAATATCAATAAATCTCGTATTGCTCTAATCCTTCCCACAGTGGAGTTAGGAGCCTATTGGCAGCCAGTTTTGGATGAACTCGCAAAGTTATCGGAAAAAGTGGTTCTTTACACAGGTCGTCCTTGGCCTGGTTTTGATTCGCAGATTTTGGACAATTCTGTGGTCCAAGTAGTTGGAAAAACCAAAAGACTAACGATAAATAAAGATAAAAGTGACTATGGTGGTGGCTTAATGTATTTATCATTAGGAATTGTTCGTTATCTATTTCAATTTAAACCCGATGTGATTATTGCAAGTGGTTTCTCTGTTTGGACGCTATTAGCTTTGCTACTTAAACCCGTCGGTAAATGGCGACTTGTAATTGCCTGGGAGGGTAGTTCACCAAGTGTAGACTTCAGAAACTCGAAAGTTCGTTTGTTGTTCAGGAGCATAATGGCTTCGTTTGCTGATGCATTAATTACAAATACTTATGCTGGCAAAGACTATCTGATAAAATTTCTAGGAGTCAAAGAAGATAAAATTCGAGCTAGACCATACATGGTGCCTGACATAAAAACTCTATTGCAGACACTTAGAAGTTCTGATGCTAAATGTATTGATTCATGGCGAAAACAGCCAGTTTTTCTTTATGTAGGTCGCATAGAACAAAGAAAAGGACTTCACCAACTGCTGCAAGCTTGCAGTATCCTAAAAAAACAAGGACATTACAACTATACCTTGTTAGTAGTGGGTAAAGGACCTCAGCAAGAAGAACTGGAGAGCTTGTGTCAAGCAGAGGATCTGCAAGATTGTGTAAAGTGGATAGGATGGATTGACTATAGCAGTCTAGGGCTATATTTTAGCAATGCGGATGTTTTTGTTTTCCCCACTCTAGAAGATACTTGGGGAATGGTTGTTCTAGAAGCAATGGCTTTTGGTAAGCCTATTTTGTGTTCAAAGTGGGCAGGTACATCTGAAGTACTTGTTGACAGGGAAAATGGTTATGTTTTTGATCCACACCATCCAGAAACACTTGCTGAAGCTATGAAGACCCTCATAGACAACCCTAAGCTCATTTCCTCAATGGGTCAAAAATCACAGCAATTAATATCCGAACATACTCCTGAAGCAGCGGCCAAATTTTTTGTTGATATTGCGTTTCTAGTTTCACAAAGGTAA
- a CDS encoding WecB/TagA/CpsF family glycosyltransferase → MLANNSEVIPLKSRNLVGMRVDATSYENATKIVLNWAKEKKNSYICVGNVHMVMETYDSPEFARIVNNSDLVTPDGMPLVWALKMFGINYASRVYGPTLTLHICQASAEQAVPIGLYGGTPESLKTFTSFLNQRFPGIKIVCQISPPFRSLTPEEDAGYTAQIVESGAQILFVGIGCPKQEYWMAAHKDKIPAVMLGVGAAFDFHSGRVKQAPIWIQNMGLEWLFRFSREPKRLWKRYLFNNPRFILFLVLQWIASIFSIKLFKTNS, encoded by the coding sequence ATGCTGGCGAATAATAGTGAAGTCATTCCCCTAAAATCACGTAATTTGGTAGGTATGCGAGTTGACGCTACCAGCTATGAGAATGCTACTAAAATAGTTTTAAATTGGGCTAAAGAGAAGAAAAATAGTTACATTTGTGTCGGTAATGTTCATATGGTAATGGAGACTTATGATTCTCCAGAATTCGCTCGAATAGTAAATAATTCTGATTTAGTTACACCTGATGGAATGCCTCTTGTATGGGCATTAAAAATGTTTGGTATTAATTATGCATCAAGAGTTTACGGTCCAACATTGACTTTACACATTTGTCAAGCATCTGCTGAACAAGCGGTTCCTATTGGTCTTTATGGTGGAACTCCAGAAAGCTTAAAAACATTTACTAGTTTTTTAAATCAGCGTTTTCCTGGAATCAAAATTGTATGTCAAATTTCTCCTCCTTTTCGTTCACTTACTCCTGAAGAAGATGCTGGTTACACAGCACAAATTGTTGAATCCGGGGCACAAATCCTTTTTGTTGGTATTGGTTGTCCCAAGCAAGAGTATTGGATGGCTGCACATAAAGATAAAATTCCAGCGGTAATGCTTGGTGTAGGAGCAGCTTTTGATTTTCATTCAGGAAGAGTAAAGCAAGCACCTATTTGGATACAGAATATGGGGTTAGAATGGCTGTTTAGATTCTCTAGAGAACCAAAAAGATTGTGGAAGCGATATTTATTCAACAATCCTAGATTCATCCTGTTCCTTGTACTACAATGGATAGCAAGTATATTTAGTATTAAGTTATTTAAAACAAATTCATAG
- a CDS encoding sugar transferase has product MTTKSLPLINPRPDLRASQGNKIQRGLAIRIIRIVTLILIDAISLALAWKLAIFYGNPLDSTWTEKSPFLALIIAVAIGMMADKSLYNAGINRRQYTQVIKTISMAAFFLLLIAFVYEPNHYLLRATFLLFWMLSIAFICTGRFIFDVATKGVREAGGVRYPIFLITDAEDQESSIRLINQENCYTLLGVSEASSLDRDNREATLEFLRKEGIVEVFVSWNAIKNRLFISWHFLSAGITLRILPTEREVLPPKTILWMIGQVPCLTIPAPILAGSDFWLKRYFDLICAAILLLVLSPVYLVVAVLIKLDSPGPVFFKQNRIGLHGQQFKIWKFRTMIVNAEKVQASLEAKNEIKDGVLFKLKDDPRITRIGKFLRLYSLDELPQLFNVLLGEMSLVGPRPLPIRDVEKFKTKHFIRQEVLPGITGLWQVSGRSDIDNFEDGVKLDISYIENWSFWLDLEILVKTVGVVLQKSGAY; this is encoded by the coding sequence ATGACAACAAAATCTCTGCCGTTAATTAATCCTAGACCGGACTTAAGAGCATCTCAAGGGAATAAGATTCAGAGAGGATTAGCCATTAGGATAATCCGCATAGTAACACTAATTTTAATAGATGCTATTTCTCTGGCATTAGCTTGGAAATTGGCGATATTTTATGGCAATCCCTTAGACTCGACTTGGACAGAAAAATCGCCATTTTTAGCGCTAATAATTGCCGTGGCAATAGGTATGATGGCAGACAAAAGCCTTTATAATGCGGGAATTAATCGTCGTCAATATACCCAGGTGATAAAAACCATCTCAATGGCGGCATTTTTCCTATTATTGATTGCCTTCGTTTACGAACCTAATCACTATTTACTACGAGCAACTTTTCTACTGTTTTGGATGTTATCTATAGCCTTCATATGTACTGGTCGCTTTATATTTGATGTGGCGACTAAAGGGGTTCGTGAAGCTGGAGGAGTTCGTTATCCTATTTTTCTGATCACGGATGCAGAAGACCAAGAGAGTAGCATCAGATTAATCAACCAAGAGAACTGCTACACTCTTCTGGGAGTGTCTGAAGCTAGCTCGTTGGATAGAGATAACCGCGAAGCTACTTTAGAATTTCTTCGTAAAGAAGGTATTGTAGAGGTTTTTGTCTCTTGGAATGCCATTAAAAACCGTCTATTTATTTCTTGGCATTTCCTGAGTGCTGGAATTACCCTACGAATTCTGCCAACAGAGAGGGAAGTCCTACCGCCTAAAACTATATTGTGGATGATTGGACAAGTACCATGTCTGACAATTCCAGCACCAATTCTCGCAGGTAGCGATTTTTGGTTAAAGCGGTATTTCGACCTAATTTGTGCGGCGATATTGTTATTAGTGCTATCACCTGTTTATCTCGTAGTTGCTGTCCTAATTAAGCTAGATTCTCCCGGACCAGTATTTTTCAAGCAAAACCGAATTGGTCTACATGGTCAGCAATTCAAGATCTGGAAGTTCCGGACAATGATTGTAAATGCAGAGAAGGTACAAGCATCCCTAGAAGCCAAGAATGAAATTAAAGATGGTGTTTTGTTTAAACTCAAAGACGACCCTCGCATCACACGAATTGGTAAATTCCTGCGTCTTTATAGTCTAGACGAATTGCCACAATTGTTTAATGTTTTACTTGGTGAGATGAGTCTAGTCGGTCCGCGTCCCCTCCCTATCCGAGATGTAGAGAAGTTCAAAACAAAGCATTTTATCCGACAAGAAGTTCTACCAGGTATCACAGGATTGTGGCAGGTTTCTGGTCGCTCGGATATCGATAACTTTGAAGATGGGGTGAAATTAGATATCTCCTACATTGAGAATTGGTCGTTCTGGCTAGATCTGGAAATTTTGGTGAAAACTGTGGGTGTTGTCCTGCAAAAGTCAGGCGCGTACTAA
- a CDS encoding S-adenosyl-l-methionine hydroxide adenosyltransferase family protein, with translation MLTLLSDFGDRDVYVGVIKGVIAQINPRLRIVDLTHQISPQNIAAARFCLMNAYPYFPMGTVHVAVVDPGVGSTRRAIAVEFAQGFLVGPDNGIFSGVLSQTSVITAVELTNLNYWRTPQPSRTFHGRDIFAPVGANLASGLPLQQLGREIDPSTLVQMDLGDCTQTTTGVVGYIQYIDHFGNLVSNIPASYVQDKAWSVKVAGLTIPGCETYSNVRAGEAIALIGSHGWVEIAINSRNAHLQLHINLQDRLEVISQ, from the coding sequence ATGCTGACGTTACTCAGTGATTTTGGCGATCGCGATGTGTATGTAGGCGTAATCAAAGGAGTAATCGCCCAAATCAACCCCAGGCTAAGAATAGTAGACTTAACCCACCAAATTTCCCCCCAAAACATCGCCGCAGCCAGATTTTGCCTGATGAACGCTTACCCCTATTTCCCGATGGGGACAGTCCATGTGGCGGTAGTAGATCCGGGAGTGGGAAGTACGCGAAGGGCGATCGCCGTAGAATTTGCTCAGGGGTTTTTGGTGGGGCCAGATAATGGCATATTTAGTGGGGTACTCAGTCAAACTTCAGTAATTACCGCCGTCGAATTGACAAATCTTAATTATTGGAGAACTCCTCAACCAAGCAGGACATTCCACGGTAGAGATATCTTTGCACCAGTAGGGGCAAATCTCGCCAGTGGTCTCCCCCTCCAACAGCTAGGAAGAGAAATTGATCCCAGCACTTTGGTACAGATGGATTTAGGCGACTGCACCCAGACAACAACCGGTGTAGTGGGTTACATTCAATATATTGACCACTTTGGTAACTTAGTCAGCAACATTCCCGCCAGTTACGTCCAAGATAAAGCTTGGAGTGTGAAAGTAGCTGGATTAACTATACCAGGGTGTGAAACTTACAGTAATGTTAGAGCAGGAGAGGCGATCGCTTTAATTGGTAGCCACGGTTGGGTAGAAATAGCCATCAATAGCCGGAATGCACACCTGCAGTTGCATATAAACTTGCAAGATAGACTGGAAGTCATTAGTCAGTAG
- a CDS encoding DUF2301 domain-containing membrane protein — protein MTTQTLSPSEVYQGQFGEFTITQSDRLGVIIYRTGLMVAALTFGIGSALVLLENNPNVFTTLTPLYACFSLALGVSLFTIHIYMVLLQRALQVFWAIGSITSLVLALTSSTPLAVTVYNQPLTLFGIGFTFVALTGIYFKEAFCFNRLETKVLTVTVPLLLLGHLVGILPTQWEQILLAIWAILFLVFALRKTIQEMPADIGDKSVFTYLKKQRLAKV, from the coding sequence ATGACTACACAAACACTATCTCCATCAGAAGTATATCAAGGTCAGTTTGGGGAATTTACAATTACTCAGAGCGATCGCCTGGGTGTGATTATCTACCGCACTGGCTTAATGGTAGCCGCACTGACCTTTGGGATAGGTAGCGCTTTGGTATTGCTAGAAAATAACCCAAATGTTTTCACCACACTGACGCCTTTATATGCTTGTTTTAGCCTGGCTCTCGGTGTCAGTTTATTTACTATCCATATATATATGGTATTATTGCAGCGAGCATTGCAAGTTTTTTGGGCGATTGGAAGCATTACATCACTGGTACTGGCACTGACTAGCAGTACACCTTTAGCTGTCACTGTTTACAATCAACCTCTGACATTATTCGGCATTGGTTTTACCTTTGTGGCTTTAACAGGCATTTATTTCAAAGAAGCTTTCTGCTTCAATCGTCTGGAAACCAAGGTATTAACCGTCACCGTGCCGCTATTATTGCTGGGTCATTTGGTGGGGATTTTACCAACTCAGTGGGAACAGATTTTATTAGCAATTTGGGCGATTTTGTTTTTGGTGTTTGCTTTGCGGAAAACAATACAAGAAATGCCGGCGGATATAGGCGATAAGTCTGTATTTACTTATTTGAAAAAACAGCGTTTAGCAAAGGTTTAA
- a CDS encoding YdcF family protein, translating to MLKKSRQRPKIPKIRLIKRREIWTLTLWGWGIASILVASLIFFIITHVQPFLAVTSPIKSAELLVVEGWLPDYAIQQALTEFKSGAYRQIITTGGTIDKGSYLIPYKNFAEVSALTFKKLGLETDKVIAVPTPFVIKDRSYESAAEFGRWLSKANFQIESINLFSGDVHTRRSWLLFKKVLAPKIKVGVIAAKTQDYNPNKWWVSSQGVRSVINEIIAYIYAQFVNWKA from the coding sequence ATGTTAAAAAAGAGTCGCCAGCGGCCAAAAATTCCCAAAATTCGGCTGATAAAACGCCGAGAAATCTGGACACTTACACTTTGGGGATGGGGAATTGCGAGCATTTTAGTCGCATCTTTAATATTTTTTATTATTACTCATGTACAACCATTTCTAGCAGTAACTTCCCCCATAAAATCAGCAGAATTATTGGTTGTAGAAGGATGGCTACCAGACTATGCAATCCAACAAGCCTTGACTGAATTTAAAAGTGGTGCTTATCGGCAAATAATTACTACAGGAGGCACCATAGACAAAGGAAGTTATCTGATTCCATACAAAAATTTTGCCGAAGTCTCAGCACTCACCTTCAAAAAACTAGGACTAGAAACAGACAAGGTGATAGCTGTTCCCACACCTTTTGTAATTAAAGATCGTAGTTATGAATCTGCAGCCGAATTTGGGCGGTGGCTATCCAAGGCAAATTTCCAGATAGAATCAATTAATCTGTTTTCCGGGGACGTTCATACTCGCAGGAGTTGGCTATTATTCAAAAAAGTACTTGCTCCCAAAATAAAAGTTGGTGTGATTGCTGCGAAAACGCAAGATTACAACCCAAACAAATGGTGGGTTTCCAGCCAAGGTGTACGGTCAGTGATTAATGAAATTATAGCGTATATTTATGCCCAGTTTGTTAATTGGAAAGCCTAA
- the dusB gene encoding tRNA dihydrouridine synthase DusB: protein MLTLSPALQARLSQPLKIGTFEVKSRVLQSPLSGVTDMVFRRLVRRYAPESMLYTEMVNATGLHYVKQLPKIMEVDPNERPISIQLFDCRPDFLAQAAVKAVAEGADTVDINMGCPVNKITKNGGGSSLLRQPEVAEAIVREVVKAVNVPVTVKTRIGWNDQEITILDFAKRMEDAGAKMITVHGRTRAQGYNGNARWEWIARVKEVLSIPVIGNGDIFSVAAAVKCLEETGADGVMCSRGTLGYPFLVGEVDYFLKTGELLPAPTPIQLLECAREHLQALWEYKGDRGVRQARKHMTWYAKGFVGAADLRGKLSLVDNVHQGLDLIDRAIDKLSKGYEPDMDTESDFSLV, encoded by the coding sequence ATGCTAACCCTCTCCCCCGCTCTCCAAGCTAGACTCTCCCAACCTCTGAAAATCGGCACGTTTGAAGTCAAAAGCCGAGTTTTGCAGTCGCCTTTATCTGGGGTGACAGATATGGTGTTTCGCCGTCTGGTGCGTCGCTATGCGCCAGAGTCGATGCTGTACACCGAAATGGTCAATGCCACGGGGTTGCATTATGTCAAGCAGTTGCCTAAAATAATGGAGGTAGACCCTAACGAACGTCCGATTAGTATTCAGCTGTTTGACTGTCGTCCCGATTTTTTAGCCCAAGCTGCAGTTAAGGCGGTAGCAGAAGGCGCTGATACTGTGGATATTAATATGGGATGCCCGGTAAATAAAATTACCAAAAATGGTGGTGGTTCTTCCCTGTTGCGACAACCAGAAGTAGCTGAGGCGATTGTGCGGGAAGTAGTAAAGGCTGTGAATGTCCCTGTAACAGTCAAAACCCGTATTGGCTGGAACGATCAAGAAATTACGATTCTCGATTTTGCCAAGCGGATGGAAGATGCTGGGGCGAAAATGATTACGGTGCATGGACGCACCCGCGCCCAAGGTTATAATGGCAATGCCCGCTGGGAATGGATAGCCCGTGTAAAGGAAGTGCTTTCGATTCCAGTTATTGGGAATGGAGATATTTTTTCAGTTGCAGCTGCGGTGAAATGTTTAGAGGAAACTGGCGCTGATGGGGTAATGTGTTCCCGTGGGACTTTGGGTTATCCGTTTTTGGTGGGAGAAGTTGATTATTTCCTCAAAACCGGGGAACTGTTACCTGCGCCAACCCCAATTCAACTGCTGGAATGCGCTAGAGAACATTTGCAAGCTTTATGGGAATATAAGGGCGATCGCGGTGTGCGTCAAGCCCGTAAGCACATGACTTGGTATGCTAAAGGTTTCGTGGGTGCGGCTGATTTGCGGGGTAAATTAAGTTTAGTTGACAATGTGCATCAGGGTTTAGATTTAATTGATCGCGCAATTGATAAACTTAGCAAGGGTTATGAACCGGATATGGATACAGAATCTGATTTTTCTTTGGTATAG
- the dnaK gene encoding molecular chaperone DnaK has protein sequence MAKVVGIDLGTTNSCVAVMEGGKPTVIANAEGFRTTPSVVAFAKNGDTLVGQIAKRQAVMNPENTFYSVKRFIGRRYDEVTNEATEVSYKVLSSGGNVKVDSPGAGKQFAPEEIAAKVLRKLVEDASKYLGETVTQAVITVPAYFNDSQRQATKDAGKIAGVEVLRIINEPTAASLAYGFDKKSNETILVFDLGGGTFDVSVLEVGDGVFEVLATSGDTHLGGDDFDKKIVDFLAEQFKKDEGIDLRKDRQALQRLTEAAEKAKIELSSVTQAEINLPFITATQDGPKHLDTILTRAKFEELASDLIDRSRIPVENALRDAKLTKNDIDEVVLVGGSTRIPAVQELVKRILGKDPNQSVNPDEVVAVGAAIQAGVLAGDVTGILLLDVTPLSLGVETLGGVMTKIIPRNTTIPTKKSEVFSTAVDGQTNVEIHVLQGEREFSNDNKSLGTFRLDGIPPAPRGVPQIEVTFDIDANGILNVTAKDKGTGKEQSISITGASTLDKSDVDRMVREAEQNASSDKERREKIERKNQADSLAYQAEKQLQELGDKVPAADKTKVEGLVKDIREAVAKEDDEQIKKLTPELQQALFAVGSNIYQQAGGAAPGGPSPGDGGPTPPSGGGDDVIDADFTETK, from the coding sequence ATGGCAAAAGTAGTTGGAATAGACTTAGGAACAACGAATTCCTGCGTAGCAGTGATGGAAGGTGGTAAACCCACGGTTATTGCTAATGCAGAAGGTTTCCGCACAACACCGTCAGTTGTGGCATTTGCGAAAAACGGCGATACTTTGGTAGGGCAAATTGCCAAGCGCCAAGCGGTGATGAACCCAGAAAACACCTTCTATTCAGTTAAGCGCTTTATAGGACGGCGCTATGATGAAGTTACAAACGAAGCTACAGAAGTTTCTTATAAAGTACTGAGCAGTGGTGGTAACGTCAAGGTAGACTCTCCCGGTGCTGGTAAACAATTTGCTCCTGAAGAAATTGCTGCTAAGGTTCTCCGCAAACTAGTTGAAGACGCTAGCAAATATCTAGGCGAAACTGTCACACAAGCAGTAATTACTGTTCCAGCCTACTTCAACGACTCTCAACGCCAAGCTACCAAAGATGCTGGTAAAATTGCTGGTGTAGAAGTATTGCGGATTATCAACGAGCCTACCGCCGCTTCTCTGGCTTATGGGTTTGATAAAAAGAGCAATGAAACCATCCTGGTATTTGACCTTGGTGGTGGTACATTCGACGTTTCCGTGCTAGAAGTGGGCGACGGCGTATTTGAAGTATTAGCCACATCTGGTGATACTCACCTCGGTGGTGACGACTTTGATAAGAAAATTGTAGATTTCTTGGCAGAACAGTTTAAAAAAGATGAAGGCATTGACCTCCGCAAAGACAGACAAGCCTTACAAAGGTTGACTGAAGCTGCAGAAAAAGCCAAAATTGAGCTTTCTAGCGTTACCCAAGCCGAAATTAACCTACCATTTATCACCGCTACCCAGGATGGACCCAAGCACCTGGATACCATTCTAACTCGCGCCAAGTTTGAAGAACTCGCCTCAGACTTAATCGACCGTTCACGTATCCCTGTAGAAAACGCCCTCAGAGATGCAAAGTTAACCAAAAACGATATTGATGAAGTGGTATTGGTGGGTGGTTCTACCCGGATTCCCGCAGTCCAAGAGTTAGTTAAGCGGATTTTGGGTAAAGATCCAAACCAAAGCGTTAACCCCGATGAAGTGGTAGCAGTTGGTGCTGCTATTCAAGCGGGTGTTTTAGCGGGTGATGTTACGGGCATCTTATTGTTAGATGTAACACCACTATCCTTGGGTGTAGAAACCTTGGGTGGTGTGATGACCAAAATTATCCCCCGTAATACCACAATTCCGACCAAGAAATCGGAAGTCTTCTCCACCGCTGTGGATGGTCAAACCAACGTAGAAATTCACGTCCTTCAAGGTGAACGGGAATTCTCTAATGATAACAAGAGCTTGGGAACCTTCCGCTTAGATGGCATTCCCCCAGCACCACGCGGCGTCCCCCAAATTGAAGTTACCTTTGACATCGACGCCAACGGTATCCTCAACGTCACCGCTAAGGACAAAGGTACTGGTAAAGAACAGTCCATCAGCATTACTGGGGCTTCGACCTTAGATAAATCTGACGTTGACCGGATGGTCAGAGAAGCTGAACAAAACGCTTCTAGTGACAAAGAACGTCGCGAGAAAATTGAACGCAAAAACCAAGCCGACTCCTTAGCATACCAAGCCGAGAAGCAGCTGCAAGAATTGGGCGATAAAGTTCCCGCTGCTGACAAAACCAAAGTTGAAGGTTTGGTCAAAGATATCCGGGAAGCTGTAGCCAAGGAAGACGACGAGCAAATCAAGAAGCTGACACCAGAACTACAACAAGCGCTATTCGCTGTTGGTAGCAACATCTATCAACAAGCTGGTGGTGCTGCTCCTGGTGGCCCTAGCCCTGGCGATGGTGGACCGACTCCCCCCTCTGGTGGCGGTGATGATGTGATTGACGCTGATTTCACTGAAACCAAATAA
- a CDS encoding tetratricopeptide repeat protein — translation MLGDEHPDVATSLNNLAYLYDSQGRYREAEPFYLQALAICEQRLEGIIPIVLQCVKIWQLVKRV, via the coding sequence CTGCTGGGTGATGAACATCCTGATGTTGCAACTAGCCTCAACAATTTGGCGTATCTCTACGACTCCCAAGGAAGATACAGGGAAGCTGAACCTTTCTACCTCCAAGCTCTGGCAATTTGTGAGCAACGCTTAGAGGGAATTATCCCAATAGTATTACAGTGCGTGAAAATTTGGCAGCTTGTCAAGCGAGTTTAA
- a CDS encoding type II toxin-antitoxin system HicB family antitoxin, producing MRQTRQLTAIIEREGDGYVSLCPELDIASQGDTIEEARNNLLEALELFFETADPSEVQERLKTEVFITRLEVSVG from the coding sequence ATGAGGCAAACAAGACAACTCACTGCGATTATTGAGCGTGAGGGAGATGGATATGTATCCCTTTGTCCAGAACTCGATATTGCCAGCCAAGGCGATACTATTGAAGAAGCACGAAATAATCTGCTTGAAGCATTAGAACTCTTTTTTGAGACGGCTGATCCCTCGGAAGTTCAGGAACGGCTAAAAACAGAAGTCTTTATCACGCGCTTAGAGGTGAGTGTTGGGTAA
- a CDS encoding type II toxin-antitoxin system HicA family toxin, producing the protein MLSGREVCQILEQHRFVQVRQRGSHIIMQQRTEDSTITVPVPDYDELRVGTLRSIIRQSGLPRSLFEVN; encoded by the coding sequence GTGCTTTCGGGTCGGGAAGTGTGCCAAATTCTAGAGCAGCATAGGTTTGTGCAAGTGCGTCAGCGCGGTAGCCATATTATTATGCAGCAAAGAACAGAAGACTCAACAATTACTGTTCCTGTCCCTGATTATGACGAACTTCGCGTGGGCACTTTGCGGTCTATTATTCGCCAGTCTGGATTACCCCGCAGTTTGTTTGAGGTAAATTAA